A window of Theropithecus gelada isolate Dixy chromosome 14, Tgel_1.0, whole genome shotgun sequence contains these coding sequences:
- the HYOU1 gene encoding hypoxia up-regulated protein 1 isoform X1 translates to MTVKVRRQRPRRRVFWALVAVLLADLLALSDTLAVMSVDLGSESMKVAIVKPGVPMEIVLNKESRRKTPVIVTLKENERFFGDSAASMAIKNPKATLRYFQHLLGKQADNPHVALYQARFPEHELTFDPQRQTVHFQISPQLQFSPEEVLGMVLNYSRSLAEDFAEQSIKDAVITVPVFFNQAERRAVLQAARMAGLKVLQLINDNTATALSYGVFRRKDINTTAQNIMFYDMGSGSTVCTIVTYQMVKTKEAGMQPQLQIRGVGFDRTLGGLEMELRLREHLAGLFNEQRKGQRAKDVRENPRAMAKLLREANRLKTVLSANADHMAQIEGLMDDVDFKAKVTRVEFEELCADLFERVPGPVQQALQSAEMSLDEIEQVILVGGATRVPKVQEVLLKAVGKEELGKNINADEAAAMGAVYQAAALSKAFKVKPFVVRDAVVYPILVEFTREVEEEPGVHSLKHNKRVLFSRMGPYPQRKVITFNRYSHDFNFHINYGDLGFLGPEDLRVFGSQNLTTVKLKGVGDSFKKYPDYESKGIKAHFNLDESGVLSLDRVESVFETLVEDSPEEESTLTKLGNTISSLFGGGTTPDAKENGTDTVQEEEESPAEGSKDEPGEQVELKEEAEAPVEDGSQPLPPEPKGDAAPEGEKATEKENGDKSEAQKPSEKAEAGPEGIAPAPEGEKKQKPARKQRMVEEIGVELVVLDLPDLPEDKLAQSVQKLQDLTLRDLEKQEREKAANSLEAFIFETQDKLYQPEYQEVSTEEQREEISGKLSAASTWLEDEGVGATTVMLKEKLAELRKLCQGLFFRVEERKKWPERLSALDNLLNHSSMFLKGARLIPEMDQIFTEVEMTTLEKVINETWAWKNATLAEQAKLPATEKPVLLSKDIEAKMMALDREVQYLLNKAKFTKPRPRPKDKNGTRAEPPLNASASDQGEKVILPAGQTEDAEPISEPEKVETAGSEPGDTEPLELGGPGAEPEQKEQSTGQKRPLKNDEL, encoded by the exons ATGACAGTCAAAGTTAGGAGGCAGAGGCCGAGGAGGCGAGTCTTTTGGGCCTTGGTGGCTGTGCTCTTGGCAGACCTGTTGGCACTGAGTG ATACGCTGGCAGTGATGTCTGTGGACCTGGGCAGTGAGTCCATGAAGGTGGCCATCGTCAAACCTGGAGTGCCCATGGAAATTGTCTTGAATAA GGAATCTCGGAGGAAAACCCCAGTGATTGTGAccctgaaagaaaatgaaagattctTTGGAGACAGTGCAGCAAGCATG GCCATTAAGAATCCAAAGGCTACGCTGCGTTACTTCCAGCACCTCCTGGGGAAGCAGGCAGATAACCCCCACGTAGCTCTTTACCAGGCCCGCTTCCCGGAGCACGAGCTGACTTTCGACCCACAGAGGCAGACTGTGCACTTTCAGATCAGCCC GCAGCTGCAGTTCTCACCTGAGGAAGTGTTGGGCATGGTTCTCAATTACTCTCGTTCTCTAGCTGAAGATTTTGCAG AGCAGTCCATCAAGGATGCAGTGATCACCGTGCCAGTCTTCTTCAACCAGGCCGAGCGCCGAGCTGTGCTGCAGGCTGCTCGCATGGCTGGCCTCAAAGTGCTGCAGCTTATCAATGACAACACTGCCACTGCCCTCAGCTATGGTGTCTTCCGCCGGAAAGATATCAACACCACTGCCCAG AATATCATGTTCTATGACATGGGCTCGGGCAGCACTGTATGCACCATTGTGACCTACCAGATGGTGAAGACTAAGGAAGCTGGGATGCAGCCACAGCTGCAGATCCGGGGAGTAGG ATTTGACCGCACCCTGGGGGGCCTGGAGATGGAGCTCCGGCTTCGAGAACACCTGGCTGGGCTTTTCAATGAGCAGCGCAAGGGTCAGAGAGCAAAGGATGTGCGGGAGAACCCACGCGCCATGGCCAAGCTGTTGCGTGAGGCTAATCGGCTCAAAACCGTCCTCAGTGCCAATGCTGACCACATGGCACAG ATTGAAGGCCTGATGGATGATGTGGACTTCAAGGCAAAAGTCACTCGTGTGGAATTTGAGGAGTTGTGTGCAGACTTGTTTGAGCGGGTGCCTGGGCCTGTACAGCAGGCCCTCCAGAGTGCCGAAATGAGTCTG GATGAGATTGAGCAGGTGATCCTGGTGGGCGGGGCCACTCGGGTCCCCAAAGTTCAGGAGGTGCTGCTGAAGGCCGTGGGCAA GGAGGAGCTGGGGAAGAACATCAATGCAGATGAAGCAGCTGCCATGGGGGCAGTGTACCAGGCAGCTGCACTCAGCAAAGCCTTTAAAGTGAAGCCATTTGTCGTCCGAGATGCAGTGGTCTACCCCATCCTG GTGGAATTCAcgagggaggtggaggaggagcctGGGGTTCACAGCCTGAAGCACAATAAACGGGTACTTTTCTCTCGGATGGGGCCCTACCCTCAACGCAAAGTCATCACCTTTAACCGCTACAGCCATGATTTCAACTTCCACATCAACTACGGTGACCTGGGCTTCCTGGGGCCTGAAGATCTTCG GGTATTTGGCTCCCAGAATCTGACCACAGTGAAGCTAAAAGGGGTGGGTGACAGCTTCAAGAAGTATCCTGACTACGAGTCCAAGGGCATCAAGGCTCACTTCAACCTGGATGAGAGTGGCGTGCTCAGTCTAGATAGG GTGGAGTCTGTATTTGAGACACTAGTGGAGGACAGCCCAGAAGAGGAATCTACTCTCACCA AACTTGGCAACACCATTTCCAGCCTGTTTGGAGGCGGTACCACACCAGATGCCAAGGAGAACGGTACTGATACTGTCCAG gaggaagaggagagccCTGCAGAGGGGAGCAAGGATGAGCCTGGAGAGCAGGTGGAGCTcaaggaggaagctgaggccccaGTGGAGGATGGCTCTCAGCCCCTGCCCCCTGAACCTAAGGGAGATGCAGCCCCCGAGGGAGAAAAggccacagaaaaagaaaatggggacaAGTCTGAGGCCCAG AAGCCAAGtgagaaggcagaggcagggccTGAGGGCATCGCTCCAGCcccagagggagagaagaaacagaagccTGCCAGGAAGCAGCGAATGGTTGAGGAGATTGGGGTGGAGCTGGTCGTTCTGGACCTGCCTGACTTGCCAGAGGATAAGCTGGCTCAGTCGGTGCAGAA ACTTCAGGACTTGACACTCCGAGACCTGGAGAAGCAGGAACGGGAAAAAGCTGCCAACAGCTTGGAAGCGTTCATCTTTGAGACCCAG GACAAGCTGTACCAGCCCGAGTACCAGGAAGTGTCCACAGAGGAGCAGCGTGAGGAGATCTCTGGGAAGCTCAGCGCCGCATCCACCTGGCTGGAGGATGAGGGTGTTGGAGCCACCACAGTG ATGTTGAAGGAGAAGCTGGCTGAGCTGAGGAAGCTGTGCCAAGGGCTGTTTTTTCGGGTAGAGGAGCGCAAGAAGTGGCCCGAACGGCTGTCTGCCCTCGATAATCTCCTCAACCATTCCAGCATGTTCCTCAA GGGGGCCAGGCTCATCCCAGAGATGGACCAGATCTTCACTGAGGTGGAGATGACAACATTAGAGAAAGTCATCAATGAGACCTGG GCCTGGAAGAATGCAACTCTGGCCGAGCAGGCCAAGCTGCCCGCCACAGAGAAGCCCGTGTTGCTCTCAAAAGACATTGAGGCCAAGATGATGGCCCTGGACCGAGAGGTGCAGTATCTGCTCAATAAGGCCAAGTTTACCAAGCCCCGGCCTCGGCCCAAAGACAAGAATGGGACCCGGGCAGAGCCACCCCTCAACGCCAGTGCCAGTGACCAGGGGGAGAAGGTCATCCTTCCAGCAG GCCAGACTGAAGATGCAGAGCCCATTTCAGAACCGGAGAAAGTAGAGACTG CAGGATCGGAGCCAGGAGACACTGAGCCTTTGGAGTTAGGAGGTCCTGGAGCAG AGCCTGAACAGAAAGAACAATCGACAGGACAGAAGCGGCCTTTGAAGAACGACGAACTATAA
- the HYOU1 gene encoding hypoxia up-regulated protein 1 isoform X2 — translation MTVKVRRQRPRRRVFWALVAVLLADLLALSDTLAVMSVDLGSESMKVAIVKPGVPMEIVLNKESRRKTPVIVTLKENERFFGDSAASMAIKNPKATLRYFQHLLGKQADNPHVALYQARFPEHELTFDPQRQTVHFQISPQLQFSPEEVLGMVLNYSRSLAEDFAEQSIKDAVITVPVFFNQAERRAVLQAARMAGLKVLQLINDNTATALSYGVFRRKDINTTAQNIMFYDMGSGSTVCTIVTYQMVKTKEAGMQPQLQIRGVGFDRTLGGLEMELRLREHLAGLFNEQRKGQRAKDVRENPRAMAKLLREANRLKTVLSANADHMAQIEGLMDDVDFKAKVTRVEFEELCADLFERVPGPVQQALQSAEMSLDEIEQVILVGGATRVPKVQEVLLKAVGKEELGKNINADEAAAMGAVYQAAALSKAFKVKPFVVRDAVVYPILVEFTREVEEEPGVHSLKHNKRVLFSRMGPYPQRKVITFNRYSHDFNFHINYGDLGFLGPEDLRVFGSQNLTTVKLKGVGDSFKKYPDYESKGIKAHFNLDESGVLSLDRVESVFETLVEDSPEEESTLTKLGNTISSLFGGGTTPDAKENGTDTVQEEEESPAEGSKDEPGEQVELKEEAEAPVEDGSQPLPPEPKGDAAPEGEKATEKENGDKSEAQKPSEKAEAGPEGIAPAPEGEKKQKPARKQRMVEEIGVELVVLDLPDLPEDKLAQSVQKLQDLTLRDLEKQEREKAANSLEAFIFETQDKLYQPEYQEVSTEEQREEISGKLSAASTWLEDEGVGATTVMLKEKLAELRKLCQGLFFRVEERKKWPERLSALDNLLNHSSMFLKGARLIPEMDQIFTEVEMTTLEKVINETWAWKNATLAEQAKLPATEKPVLLSKDIEAKMMALDREVQYLLNKAKFTKPRPRPKDKNGTRAEPPLNASASDQGEKVILPAGQTEDAEPISEPEKVETGSEPGDTEPLELGGPGAEPEQKEQSTGQKRPLKNDEL, via the exons ATGACAGTCAAAGTTAGGAGGCAGAGGCCGAGGAGGCGAGTCTTTTGGGCCTTGGTGGCTGTGCTCTTGGCAGACCTGTTGGCACTGAGTG ATACGCTGGCAGTGATGTCTGTGGACCTGGGCAGTGAGTCCATGAAGGTGGCCATCGTCAAACCTGGAGTGCCCATGGAAATTGTCTTGAATAA GGAATCTCGGAGGAAAACCCCAGTGATTGTGAccctgaaagaaaatgaaagattctTTGGAGACAGTGCAGCAAGCATG GCCATTAAGAATCCAAAGGCTACGCTGCGTTACTTCCAGCACCTCCTGGGGAAGCAGGCAGATAACCCCCACGTAGCTCTTTACCAGGCCCGCTTCCCGGAGCACGAGCTGACTTTCGACCCACAGAGGCAGACTGTGCACTTTCAGATCAGCCC GCAGCTGCAGTTCTCACCTGAGGAAGTGTTGGGCATGGTTCTCAATTACTCTCGTTCTCTAGCTGAAGATTTTGCAG AGCAGTCCATCAAGGATGCAGTGATCACCGTGCCAGTCTTCTTCAACCAGGCCGAGCGCCGAGCTGTGCTGCAGGCTGCTCGCATGGCTGGCCTCAAAGTGCTGCAGCTTATCAATGACAACACTGCCACTGCCCTCAGCTATGGTGTCTTCCGCCGGAAAGATATCAACACCACTGCCCAG AATATCATGTTCTATGACATGGGCTCGGGCAGCACTGTATGCACCATTGTGACCTACCAGATGGTGAAGACTAAGGAAGCTGGGATGCAGCCACAGCTGCAGATCCGGGGAGTAGG ATTTGACCGCACCCTGGGGGGCCTGGAGATGGAGCTCCGGCTTCGAGAACACCTGGCTGGGCTTTTCAATGAGCAGCGCAAGGGTCAGAGAGCAAAGGATGTGCGGGAGAACCCACGCGCCATGGCCAAGCTGTTGCGTGAGGCTAATCGGCTCAAAACCGTCCTCAGTGCCAATGCTGACCACATGGCACAG ATTGAAGGCCTGATGGATGATGTGGACTTCAAGGCAAAAGTCACTCGTGTGGAATTTGAGGAGTTGTGTGCAGACTTGTTTGAGCGGGTGCCTGGGCCTGTACAGCAGGCCCTCCAGAGTGCCGAAATGAGTCTG GATGAGATTGAGCAGGTGATCCTGGTGGGCGGGGCCACTCGGGTCCCCAAAGTTCAGGAGGTGCTGCTGAAGGCCGTGGGCAA GGAGGAGCTGGGGAAGAACATCAATGCAGATGAAGCAGCTGCCATGGGGGCAGTGTACCAGGCAGCTGCACTCAGCAAAGCCTTTAAAGTGAAGCCATTTGTCGTCCGAGATGCAGTGGTCTACCCCATCCTG GTGGAATTCAcgagggaggtggaggaggagcctGGGGTTCACAGCCTGAAGCACAATAAACGGGTACTTTTCTCTCGGATGGGGCCCTACCCTCAACGCAAAGTCATCACCTTTAACCGCTACAGCCATGATTTCAACTTCCACATCAACTACGGTGACCTGGGCTTCCTGGGGCCTGAAGATCTTCG GGTATTTGGCTCCCAGAATCTGACCACAGTGAAGCTAAAAGGGGTGGGTGACAGCTTCAAGAAGTATCCTGACTACGAGTCCAAGGGCATCAAGGCTCACTTCAACCTGGATGAGAGTGGCGTGCTCAGTCTAGATAGG GTGGAGTCTGTATTTGAGACACTAGTGGAGGACAGCCCAGAAGAGGAATCTACTCTCACCA AACTTGGCAACACCATTTCCAGCCTGTTTGGAGGCGGTACCACACCAGATGCCAAGGAGAACGGTACTGATACTGTCCAG gaggaagaggagagccCTGCAGAGGGGAGCAAGGATGAGCCTGGAGAGCAGGTGGAGCTcaaggaggaagctgaggccccaGTGGAGGATGGCTCTCAGCCCCTGCCCCCTGAACCTAAGGGAGATGCAGCCCCCGAGGGAGAAAAggccacagaaaaagaaaatggggacaAGTCTGAGGCCCAG AAGCCAAGtgagaaggcagaggcagggccTGAGGGCATCGCTCCAGCcccagagggagagaagaaacagaagccTGCCAGGAAGCAGCGAATGGTTGAGGAGATTGGGGTGGAGCTGGTCGTTCTGGACCTGCCTGACTTGCCAGAGGATAAGCTGGCTCAGTCGGTGCAGAA ACTTCAGGACTTGACACTCCGAGACCTGGAGAAGCAGGAACGGGAAAAAGCTGCCAACAGCTTGGAAGCGTTCATCTTTGAGACCCAG GACAAGCTGTACCAGCCCGAGTACCAGGAAGTGTCCACAGAGGAGCAGCGTGAGGAGATCTCTGGGAAGCTCAGCGCCGCATCCACCTGGCTGGAGGATGAGGGTGTTGGAGCCACCACAGTG ATGTTGAAGGAGAAGCTGGCTGAGCTGAGGAAGCTGTGCCAAGGGCTGTTTTTTCGGGTAGAGGAGCGCAAGAAGTGGCCCGAACGGCTGTCTGCCCTCGATAATCTCCTCAACCATTCCAGCATGTTCCTCAA GGGGGCCAGGCTCATCCCAGAGATGGACCAGATCTTCACTGAGGTGGAGATGACAACATTAGAGAAAGTCATCAATGAGACCTGG GCCTGGAAGAATGCAACTCTGGCCGAGCAGGCCAAGCTGCCCGCCACAGAGAAGCCCGTGTTGCTCTCAAAAGACATTGAGGCCAAGATGATGGCCCTGGACCGAGAGGTGCAGTATCTGCTCAATAAGGCCAAGTTTACCAAGCCCCGGCCTCGGCCCAAAGACAAGAATGGGACCCGGGCAGAGCCACCCCTCAACGCCAGTGCCAGTGACCAGGGGGAGAAGGTCATCCTTCCAGCAG GCCAGACTGAAGATGCAGAGCCCATTTCAGAACCGGAGAAAGTAGAGACTG GATCGGAGCCAGGAGACACTGAGCCTTTGGAGTTAGGAGGTCCTGGAGCAG AGCCTGAACAGAAAGAACAATCGACAGGACAGAAGCGGCCTTTGAAGAACGACGAACTATAA